TGAGCTGGTCTCGCAAAGCCCTTGAAAAGGTTCTCACGGAAATAGTGAGGAATGGACTGGCTTCACCGGATTTGTCACGAATAACGTCGGATCCGGTTCAGGCTATGGAGGCGGCCGGGTTCGAAATAGTGCAGACTCGTGAGACTTCGCGACGCATCCTTAATGTGCGGAAAAGCGCAGATTCCGAAGTGCTGGCGGAGTTGGTGCTGGACAAAGTCCTGTACCAGTTTGAAATAGGAACTATCCTGCACCATGAGATGGAATTAGAATCCAAATCCGAATCGGGTATCCTCGTGATAGGCACCATCATGACCCATCTGACAAAAATCTTTCGCAGAGAAATACGCGAGTGGCCCCACAGCAAACTGGCCACAGGATGGGCCTATGAGAAGCTTCTGAAACAGGAACCGTTTGCTCCTGCACGTCTTAGCCCCGCCGAACGATGTGACAAATTAGATGCTACGCTCCGGTTGAATACGTAATCTCCTTGTTCAGGAGCGGCATTCTCATAGAATCGATTTTTAAAATGCTGCATCTTCATATTTAAGTATGACGGATACGTCTGGAGAAAGGTCAAAACAATGCTAGGTTTAGCTGTGACATTATTGATAATAGCTTTGATTGCCGGACTGCTCGGTTTTACCGGAATTGCCGGTGCCGCCGCCGGTATTGCGAAACTCTTATTTCTGATTTTTCTGGTACTGTTCGTTGTCTCACTTATTTTCGGACGACGCACTGTTCTCTAGCTCTCTTTCCAAGCCTTGGAACTCCGAGGCTTGGATCGAGGCTCTATGCTCAGGGCTTCACTGCTACGTCTCCCAGCGAGCTCACAGCATGCCGAAATAGGCCATTATATCTTCTTGGGCTTCGAGGTGCTCCGGATTATTTGAATCAAGAGGTCCTGGAAACAATTCGATAAGGACCCCTTCACAGAATCTTACAACGCGCCAAGCCGGAGCTTGCAAGCAGTATTCAATTCCTCCAATGGATTCAGCCATTTCCTCGTCAAGATAGTGGAACCCTCTTATGATGGCAGGTTTGGAGAATCCTGGAAGAGCCTGTTGGCGATTGAATGCATCAAGTCTAGATTCGTTTTCAGTTTCAGCAAGAAATGCTTCGAATGGTCGAAATATTTCGATGGATTTTTCAAAATAATCGAAATCCGGAAGCTTTTTCTTGTCGTCCATTGAAATATTGTAAGTGTCAATGAAGGGCTCGCCGGGATGAGTCCCGGTGTGAATCTCAGCAGCAACTGTGTTATCGTCCCGCTTTCGCGGCGGAATCGTATAGAAATACTTTGTCGCTCCTGTGCGCGGGAACAGTTTATCAACTCTCTTCTGAAAAGTTCTCCGAAGTCCTTCTTCGGTCAAATCCATGGGTCGGTTATGGGAGTCGTACAGAGTAGAGCATCGAAACGCTACCTGCACTAGATCGAGAAATTCCACGATTTGCTGAATTCTGAAATCGCCTCGGGCTCGACAACGTTGTCGGAAGATGTAACCGCTCATTCAAAAATCTCCCTTCACGGAATAATGATTAATCCCTTGATATCACCTACAGCTTTCTCGAAAGCCTTTACTTGGTCTGCTCCCACCTTCCAGACCACAGGAATCCAAGGTCGTTGCGAAGAGGCTAACAACGTGGCAATCTCTAATTGAAATTGTACAGTAACCAATGTGCAGTAACCAAGAATGAGGTCCTCTCGAATGCGTAGTATAGCGATAATGCTCTTTCTCGCCACCTTCGCTATGATGATGAACTCGGAGATTCGGGCTCAAGCACTGGATCAAGAGCTGCTGGAAGCTGCTGAGAAAGGTAATCTGAAGACTGTCACGGATCTTCTCCAATCCGGTGCTTCTCCGAATGCCAAACGGCAAAATGAGGGTTCGTCCGCGTTGATTTTGGCCTGCGGCAAAGGCCACAAGGAAGTAGCAAAGGCGCTCATCGAAAAAGGCGCGGACGTGAATGCAGCAAGCCAGAACGGTTGGACAGCACTCATGGGAGCTGCGTCATCCGGTCATCTGGATATCGTCAAACTTCTTGTGGAGCGAGGAGCCGATGTGAACGCGAAGCATGCATACGGACATACAGCGCTCAAATTGGCAAAAGGCAAGAACCATAAACAGATTGCGGAATTTCTCGTGAAAAGCGGTGCAGTGCGTTAGTCACCAAGTGCTTTCACAATTAATAATCACAGCATGTTGTTACTATTTCTTGCGCAATTCACGAATTGAGAATATAATTCCCTTATGAGCCTAAAAGAACTTGATATTGTAGTCATTCTAAAACTTGTCGCCATTGGTGAGCGTAGATGGTCTTATCCGGTTCTCGCCGAAGAACTCTTTCTGAGTCCGTCGGGTGTACACGGTAGCGTAAAAAGAGCTGTCGAATGCAAACTTCTTGATCGTGAGAAGAAAAAGCCCCGACGAACTGCATTGGAAGAGTTTCTTATCCACGGAATTAAATATGTCTTTCCTCCGAAACGCGGCAGTCTAACTCGTGGAATGCCCACCGGTTACGCTACTCCTCCCTTGAACACCCTCATTGTCCAGTCGACCGAGCATCCTCCTGTGTGGCCTTACGCCAAAGGCACCATCCGGGGGTATGCCTTCTCACCATTACACGAATCAGTTCCCCTATCTGCCCAAAGAGATGCATTCCTGTACGAACTATTGGCTCTTGTGGATGCTATCCGAGGAGGACGGGCCCGAGAAGTCTCTATTGCTGTCCAAGAGATCAGGACTCGGTTGGGGCCACGCAAGAAGCCGGGGAGTTTCGCTGAAATGGCTCGGCAGATTCTGAAAGGCCATGAGAACTCCTAACTCAGTTAATCTCGGAATGCTGATACACGTAGCGAAGCGACTGGACCAACTGCATGATGCTTCTTAAGCGGGTTCGTGCTATCGCTTCAATAGAGATCGAAAATCTGTAATTTCAGTAGGACACCTTCAGCTTAACGAAAAATGCTGACCCACAGTTGCAGGTCAGCATTGCGAAATCAGAAGAGCTCTATTAATTCCTTTGCCTTCCTGCGAGGGGGCCGCCCCCGCCTCTGGGAGCGCCTCCTCCCACGCGTGGACTGGAAGGCATTCGTGGTGCAGACATCCGGGGGCTAGACTGCATCCGCGGCGCGGACATCCTCGGTGCTGATTGCATTCGAGGCGCAGACATCCTCGGTACACTCTGTCTTTGAGAAAAGCTGGGTGTACTCGGACGAGAAAAACTCCGTGTTTGTGGCTGAGATCGTTGAAACGATGGCTGCTGAAAAGACCGTTGTCTGAATTGCTGTTGTGACCTCTGTTGCGGCTGTATCCGCGGGGTCTGAGGTCTGGCAGACTCAAACTGTCTTCTCATACGTTCAGAGCTTGCACGGTTCTCTCTTTGACTTCTGAGCTCTCTCTGCTGTTGCTGCGATTCTCTCTGCCTCGCTGCTTCCTGCGATTGACGCCTTAGTTGCTGCTCCATCCGGGCTTCAGGTCTCTGTTGCTCTCTCAGAGCGCGGGGGGCTCGGGTATCGCTGCTCGGTCTTTGGATCTGGGGCTCGGTCCTCCGTTCGAGTTGTCTACCCGGTTCCTGTGCCCTTCTTCTCAATTCCTGTCCCGGACGCGGTTGAATTCGCTGCTCCTGAACTGCAGGCGGTCTTTCTGCGGACCGTCTTTCAGTGGGAGTTTGAACTCCTGGAGCCGCTCTCCTGTCAAGGGGCGTGAGAGGAGTTCCCGGTCTGCCTATATCTGCAGAGCGGGTGCGTTCCAGAAGGTTGGATTCGCGCTGCTGTGGAGATCTGATCTGTCGCTGAAGCTGAGAAATCTCGTTGGAAAGATCACGTCTTAACGACGGATTGTTCAGCCTGCCTATTTCGGAGCGAAGTGAACTCAGTTCTTGCCGCTCGGAAGGTCTCGCATCTCTTGCATCCGCGGTAGCCCTGTCCAGTCTATTCATCAACTGGGACTGGATTTCCCTTCGCTGCGAAACATCCTCAGTCTGAGACATGCGTTGAGCAAGTTGAGAAATCTGTCCCTGTTGTGGACCGACCGGGATTCTTCCCTGCATGAGATTCTGCCTGAGAATAGCAGCTTCATTCCTCAGTGCCAGTCGCTGAGAAGGGTCTCTCACACTGCTCAATCTTTCAGTGAATTGATTGACCTGATTTTGTCCGAGGTTGGAAAGCCGATTCTCCATGCGCGATTGATTTAACAGTTGATTTTCAAAGTTTCGAGCCACCTCGGTATTGCGGTTCGATCTGAACGATGCGTCGAGAGTCCTGCCAAGATCGGACCCTCGCGGCAATTGCCGGTTGAATCTTTCGGCAGCGGACTGCACATTGCCCAATCTGTCCTGCATGCGGCCCAATGTCCGGTTTGCAAGTCTTTCCTGTACCCGAAGCGCATCCAGTTGATTCTGTGTCCGTGCGAGAGTCCTCAAATCTCCCGCCCTGCCGCTCACGTCCATCAGACGTCTCAAATGGTGGCGGCGATCCCGTAGGTCGGCCAAGTGATGTTCGTGAAATCGAATTCCTTTTCTGTAGAGATAATTACCGATGTAAATCTTCAATATGGCCGGACTGATAGGATAGTAGTACGGAATGAACCACGATCCTATGCCCGGAAAGAGGGCCACGTATCCGCCGGATTCATAAGGAAGCACGCTGAAATCATCATACGGAAACCAATCGTAGTAGATATTCTCGATATATTGAGGAGCATAGCTCCGCAATTCGGTTATCACCGATTCTCTCGGTTGTGTTTCCTGAGCTACTGCAACGGGACACGTGCCTGTGAACGGCAAGGTTCCCGCTATGGTGGTCATTGCTACAAGATTCTCTGCGTCTCCTGCATAGATGCTTGATGTGTCGGTTTTCTTGTCTTTGGTCAGGTAAACAGTCCTGCAGGAATCGTACGTTGCTGTTGTTGCTGAATCTCCCGTTCGAGACTCTATTTCGACCCGGCCGGACAAGATAGATACGATCGTTGTCGTCGGACTGTATATTTCCACAATGTAATCAATAGGCTGATTGGGATCGACGGGCCGTACTGTAGCCAGGGGAGTACTCAACACGTGGTCTGATTCGCTGTTCGAATGGAGTCCCGAGTTCGTGATTCTCGCTAATCCTTCGATCAGTTGTACATGAGGAACAGCTTTTCGATCCTGGAAATCGAATGATAGGGAAGAGTATTCAGCCAACGAGGCGTACAATCGGTCGGTCCACAACAGGAGCACTTTGCTGTCTTTGTTCGTGCTTATGATATCTGAAGGTTTAACCCGAGCGCCTTGCTCCAGTTTTGCGCTCTCCTGAAAATCCGCCGGAAGCGCTTCAGCCTGTCCTTGAACAGCCTGCACCACGGCTGGTGCTTCCTGGCCGAAACTTAAACCGGGAAGAAAGATCACGGAGCACAAGATTGCAAGTCTCCCAAGGAACCTTATTCCTGAAAAGATTCGTTCTCTCATCGTATATCCTGTTTTCCACACAAGGTGCGTTTGATGAGCGCCTTTCACTGAGAATTACATGTTGCACAGATGACCGTTAAGTATAGCTACTAAAGAAATTAGACTGAATCGACCTGTAACAGTTCCATTTTTTGCGCTTGTAAAGCAGGAACACAGCGTGATCGTTTCTGTATTGTACTTCGTGGTGCCGATTTCGTTCTGACATGCTTCACTCAAAATTAATACTTTTCCCGAATTCCAGGATTTGGATGAGGCAAGAAAAATGGAAGAACGTTCAAAAAATGTTTTGACACATCTAGAGGACTATGACACTATAAGACTACATCACTTGAAGGCGGCGGCAACTCACCCGGGGAGGCTAAAACCAATGATCGTTATTGGAGAAAAAATAAACGGAACGCGAAAACAAGTCGCGCTGGCAATCCAGGAAAGGAACAGCGCTTTCATAGCAGATCTGGCTCGAAGACAGTTTGAAGAAGGGGCGAAATATCTTGATGTAAACGCCGGAACCCTGCCTTCAAGGGAGCCCGAAGACATGGCATGGCTGGTGGGTGTCGTTCAGGATGCCGTGCCGGAGGCTGTTGTGTGCCTTGATAGCGCTAACCATCGCGCTCTACGCGCAGGCATAGAGAAAGCCGTGAGAGTCCCCATGCTCAATTCTTTGAGCGGGGAAAAATTTCGAATCGACGGCGTGTTGCCTCTGGCATGTGAGTTTCAAACAGAGCTCATCGTCCTTGCCCTGGATGACAAAGGAATTCCGAAAACCAGTGAAGGGAGGCTCGATATCGTGCGTCGCCTCCTGGAGATGACCCGCAGTGGAGGCTTGCCGGACGAAAAACTCTACATCGATCCTCTGGTGATGGCTATTTCAACGGGAACGGAGAACGGGAACGTTACATTGGAGACGTGCCGCAAGATTTTGGAAGAGTTCCCCAAGGTCCATCTCACCTGCGGCTTGTCGAATATTTCTTTCGGGATGCCGCTGCGTTCTATTCTTAACCAGGCTTTTACGGTCTTGCTCGTACAAGCAGGAATGGACAGTGCAATTATCAACCCCGAAGAAAGAGAACTTCGAGGGGTCATGCTGGCTGCGGAAACACTTCTGGGTAAAGACCGTCACTGTCTCAATTTCAACCGAGCCTTTCGGGCCGGGAAAATAGGGCCGAAAACGGCTTTCTGATGGAACTTCGCAGAAACTAGGATGAGAACAGCCCATAAAGGAGGCAGCATTATGCAGGATCTTGTGAATGCGATAGCAGACATGATGGAAAACGAGGCTATGGCTCTCACGAAAAAATACTTGGAAGACGGAGCATCTCCCCTGAAGGTTTTCGATGCGTACAAGGATGCTCTGATAATCATCGGAAAACGTTTCGAGCAGGGGACTTACTTTGTACCCGAGTTGATTTTGTCGGGAGAGATGATGAAGCAGGCCTCGGAGATCATCAAACCGTACATGACGGGCATCCAGGAAACTAACGAAAAACCGAAAATTGGCAAGTTTCTTCTCGGGACGGTCGAAGGGGATATCCACGACATAGGCAAGGACATGGTCCATATGCTCATGGAAATCAATGGGTTCGAAGTGAGAGATCTCGGTGTCGATGTTCCGGCACAGCGTTTTTGGGATGAATACAAGGAATTCCAGCCGGACATTATCGGAATGAGCGGTCTGCTGACACTGGCATACGATTCCATGAAAGTAGTGGTAGACGGGCTAAAAGACATGGGCGTACGGGATCGGGTCAAGGTGATCATTGGTGGCGGCCAAGTGGATGAGCACGCCGGGAAATACGTGGAGGCAGACGCTTGGGTCACAGACGCCGTGGCCGGTGTAAACTACGCTCTCAAGTGGGTACAAGCCGAATCATAGGGAAGGAGGAGAGTCATGGATGCAGCTTGGGAGAAGATGTCCTCAAGTCAAAGACAGGAAGCCTTCCTGGCAAAATGGGCTTCTGGAGAGGGAATAGAGTTCGTCAGCGATGAGGCCAAGGCTTCATACCAGTATCGTGCCGGACTCATCAAGGATGCCGTCACGCTAAAAAAGACTCCAGATAGAGTCCCAATAGTGCCGCTGGCCACTTTTGCGCCGGTCAAGCTGTATGGTTATTCTGCAAAACAGGCCATGTACGATCCCCATATCCTCGGAAAGGTTTGTCTTGCTTACAGCAAGGACTACGA
The sequence above is a segment of the Desulfomonile tiedjei DSM 6799 genome. Coding sequences within it:
- a CDS encoding ankyrin repeat domain-containing protein; this encodes MRSIAIMLFLATFAMMMNSEIRAQALDQELLEAAEKGNLKTVTDLLQSGASPNAKRQNEGSSALILACGKGHKEVAKALIEKGADVNAASQNGWTALMGAASSGHLDIVKLLVERGADVNAKHAYGHTALKLAKGKNHKQIAEFLVKSGAVR
- a CDS encoding cobalamin B12-binding domain-containing protein — translated: MQDLVNAIADMMENEAMALTKKYLEDGASPLKVFDAYKDALIIIGKRFEQGTYFVPELILSGEMMKQASEIIKPYMTGIQETNEKPKIGKFLLGTVEGDIHDIGKDMVHMLMEINGFEVRDLGVDVPAQRFWDEYKEFQPDIIGMSGLLTLAYDSMKVVVDGLKDMGVRDRVKVIIGGGQVDEHAGKYVEADAWVTDAVAGVNYALKWVQAES
- a CDS encoding DUF1328 family protein, translating into MLGLAVTLLIIALIAGLLGFTGIAGAAAGIAKLLFLIFLVLFVVSLIFGRRTVL
- a CDS encoding dihydropteroate synthase codes for the protein MIVIGEKINGTRKQVALAIQERNSAFIADLARRQFEEGAKYLDVNAGTLPSREPEDMAWLVGVVQDAVPEAVVCLDSANHRALRAGIEKAVRVPMLNSLSGEKFRIDGVLPLACEFQTELIVLALDDKGIPKTSEGRLDIVRRLLEMTRSGGLPDEKLYIDPLVMAISTGTENGNVTLETCRKILEEFPKVHLTCGLSNISFGMPLRSILNQAFTVLLVQAGMDSAIINPEERELRGVMLAAETLLGKDRHCLNFNRAFRAGKIGPKTAF
- a CDS encoding CYTH domain-containing protein → MEHEITLIICSENPDAVMDSIEFMGSFGEYRLVPSSASLIEDRYFDTRARVLRSAHWALRLRKTQGNHLLTLKGPSRTIGNGIHERFELELSWSRKALEKVLTEIVRNGLASPDLSRITSDPVQAMEAAGFEIVQTRETSRRILNVRKSADSEVLAELVLDKVLYQFEIGTILHHEMELESKSESGILVIGTIMTHLTKIFRREIREWPHSKLATGWAYEKLLKQEPFAPARLSPAERCDKLDATLRLNT